One genomic segment of Sphingorhabdus sp. M41 includes these proteins:
- a CDS encoding lipoxygenase family protein, with product MSFENASPIVPSQNSAAEAVKRGAVHPSLPQNDSQAQRAQRRAQINQTSTIYQWTTDVATLPGVPLATQVPSDDQPSIQWWFEVLQVGIAILNNVKAVLLQPIFKALSQAGQKIITDALAEAEELASKVEALREKHRVEIAGPGLESAIEQAVHGADIEALIAYDSVLRDIITVIIDVLKAEEVANTRSIEAYRDLYQTLPVPGIAYTFQDDDEFARLRVAGPNPMLLQGIDQIPDKFPVTAAQYASVMGGDSLARALAEGRVFLCDYTDLEVLVAGVWQGHAKFVYRPMALFAVPPGGSSLRPVAIQCGQENGQYPVMTPSDAASDKWGWEMAKFVVQVADCNYHELFVHLAGTHLVSEAIAVATRRNLADVHPLWSLLVPHFEGTLFINNLAVETLINKGGPIDAFFGGTIESSQAAAVQARLSFDFYKKMTPVDFAERNVADTASLPDYPYREDALLVWSAIHDWAAQYIDIYYADDDAVTGDTELALWRASIASEGHIVGFRPITTRAQLVDVCTMIIFTASAQHAAVNFPQRTMMTFAPAVTGAGWTAAPTEQKDHSKAEWLEYMPPMSLGLLQLSSLELLGSVYYRPLGDYRTNRFPYKNWFQDPAIIGDEGPLARFKAGLRAVESRIIARNQRRMHPYVYLQPSQIPTSTNI from the coding sequence ATGTCATTTGAAAACGCCAGTCCGATTGTCCCGTCGCAAAACAGCGCGGCAGAGGCTGTGAAGCGAGGCGCGGTTCATCCGAGTCTGCCGCAAAATGACAGCCAGGCGCAGCGCGCGCAGCGCCGGGCTCAGATCAACCAAACCTCTACAATATATCAATGGACCACAGACGTTGCGACCTTGCCCGGCGTACCGCTGGCTACGCAAGTGCCCTCCGATGATCAGCCCTCGATCCAATGGTGGTTCGAAGTACTCCAGGTGGGCATCGCGATATTGAACAACGTCAAGGCTGTCCTGCTGCAGCCGATATTCAAGGCGCTCAGCCAGGCAGGACAGAAAATTATCACCGATGCACTGGCGGAGGCCGAGGAGCTTGCGTCGAAAGTGGAAGCGTTGCGCGAAAAACATCGCGTGGAAATTGCCGGCCCCGGTCTCGAGAGCGCTATCGAGCAGGCGGTACACGGCGCCGATATCGAAGCCCTGATAGCCTATGACAGCGTCCTTCGCGACATAATAACCGTGATAATCGACGTCCTTAAGGCCGAAGAAGTGGCGAATACGCGTTCGATCGAGGCCTATCGCGATCTGTATCAGACCCTCCCGGTCCCCGGAATCGCCTATACATTCCAGGATGATGACGAATTTGCCCGGCTACGGGTGGCGGGACCCAATCCGATGTTGCTGCAAGGCATTGACCAGATTCCCGACAAGTTTCCGGTGACGGCGGCGCAATATGCATCCGTCATGGGCGGGGACAGTCTCGCCAGGGCGCTTGCCGAAGGCCGGGTATTTCTGTGCGATTACACGGACCTGGAGGTGCTTGTTGCGGGCGTCTGGCAAGGACATGCCAAATTTGTCTACCGTCCGATGGCTTTGTTCGCCGTCCCGCCGGGTGGATCTTCGCTCCGGCCGGTTGCGATCCAGTGCGGGCAGGAGAATGGTCAATATCCGGTGATGACCCCCTCGGACGCCGCGTCGGACAAATGGGGCTGGGAAATGGCGAAATTTGTCGTCCAGGTCGCCGACTGCAATTATCACGAACTGTTCGTCCATCTTGCCGGCACCCATCTGGTCAGCGAAGCCATTGCCGTTGCGACCCGCCGCAATCTCGCCGATGTCCATCCGCTCTGGTCATTGCTGGTGCCGCATTTTGAAGGAACATTGTTCATCAACAATCTGGCGGTGGAAACATTGATCAACAAGGGTGGTCCGATCGACGCTTTCTTTGGCGGCACGATCGAGTCCAGTCAGGCCGCTGCGGTCCAGGCGCGCCTGTCTTTCGATTTTTACAAGAAAATGACGCCGGTTGATTTTGCCGAGCGAAACGTCGCCGATACTGCCAGCTTGCCGGACTATCCCTATCGCGAAGACGCTCTGCTCGTCTGGTCTGCAATCCACGACTGGGCCGCACAATATATCGATATCTATTATGCCGATGACGATGCCGTGACCGGAGATACCGAACTGGCTTTATGGCGCGCATCCATTGCATCGGAAGGCCATATTGTCGGGTTCAGGCCGATAACCACACGTGCCCAGCTGGTCGACGTCTGCACGATGATCATCTTTACCGCCAGCGCCCAGCATGCTGCGGTCAATTTCCCGCAACGCACGATGATGACTTTTGCCCCGGCTGTTACCGGAGCGGGCTGGACAGCTGCGCCCACCGAACAGAAGGATCACAGCAAGGCGGAATGGCTGGAATATATGCCGCCTATGTCTTTGGGATTGCTGCAATTATCGTCACTGGAACTGCTCGGTTCGGTCTATTATCGCCCGCTCGGCGATTATCGTACTAACCGCTTTCCATATAAAAACTGGTTTCAGGACCCCGCTATCATCGGCGATGAAGGACCGTTGGCGCGCTTTAAGGCTGGATTGAGAGCGGTCGAATCGAGGATCATCGCGCGCAATCAACGCCGGATGCATCCCTATGTCTATCTGCAGCCGAGCCAGATCCCGACCAGCACCAATATCTAG
- a CDS encoding GGDEF domain-containing protein, with the protein MQSAIRQYLQRLIPAVPEVVRDEFAILSATRLQSQSRALFLAMFLTIPFVLYASSAGADPWLRYGMPLAMGSFCLVGFVSLIKDRNASGSPDRARKFIAEATFFSATICVLVSAWCVLSWVNAPDDMRLFYPFTLAMGSLTTIYTLATIRLAAILNIIIGIVPITIILLLSGDPVAWSAAASLVMVSTFLFRLITQQNDQFIHLLVLQHDMSELAHTDPLTGLFNRRVLAEHLERQIAEEDHEREFTVALLDLDGFKPINDQFGHAVGDQLLIDVANRLQRACGKNGIVARMGGDEFAILFSPDSTISSSACADHILTALVPPCIVQDHVIRVQASIGTASWPQDGKTANSLLEAADQQLYAVKDYASKAQVFHSKRGEKLRSTNR; encoded by the coding sequence ATGCAGTCAGCCATCCGACAATATCTACAGCGGCTTATCCCAGCGGTTCCGGAGGTGGTCCGGGACGAATTTGCCATTTTGAGCGCGACGCGCCTGCAAAGCCAGTCGCGCGCTTTGTTTCTGGCGATGTTTCTGACCATCCCCTTCGTTCTCTATGCCTCCAGCGCTGGTGCCGATCCTTGGTTACGCTATGGCATGCCGCTGGCGATGGGCAGCTTTTGCCTGGTCGGCTTTGTTTCGCTGATCAAGGACCGCAACGCTTCGGGCAGTCCGGACCGGGCGCGCAAATTCATCGCCGAAGCGACATTTTTCTCGGCAACCATCTGCGTCCTCGTCAGCGCCTGGTGCGTGCTCAGTTGGGTCAATGCACCTGACGATATGCGGCTGTTCTATCCCTTCACCCTCGCCATGGGATCGCTCACGACCATCTATACCCTGGCCACGATCCGGCTGGCGGCGATACTCAATATCATCATCGGCATAGTCCCGATCACAATCATCCTGCTATTGTCCGGTGACCCGGTTGCCTGGTCAGCTGCAGCCAGCCTGGTCATGGTTTCGACATTTCTGTTCCGCCTGATCACGCAGCAGAACGACCAGTTCATCCATTTGCTGGTCCTGCAACATGATATGAGTGAACTGGCCCATACCGATCCGCTCACCGGCCTGTTCAACCGCCGGGTATTGGCCGAACATCTCGAGCGTCAGATCGCAGAGGAAGATCACGAGCGCGAATTTACCGTAGCCCTGTTGGATCTTGATGGATTCAAGCCGATCAATGACCAATTCGGTCATGCTGTCGGTGATCAATTACTGATAGATGTAGCCAACCGGCTCCAGCGGGCGTGCGGGAAAAATGGTATCGTCGCGCGCATGGGTGGCGATGAATTCGCCATTTTATTTTCCCCGGATTCAACCATATCCAGTTCCGCCTGTGCCGACCATATTCTGACGGCGCTGGTCCCGCCCTGTATTGTTCAGGACCATGTCATTCGGGTCCAGGCGAGCATCGGGACTGCCTCTTGGCCGCAGGACGGCAAGACAGCCAACAGCTTGCTTGAGGCCGCAGATCAACAGCTTTATGCGGTGAAAGATTATGCTTCCAAAGCACAAGTCTTCCACTCCAAACGGGGCGAGAAATTGCGCTCTACCAATAGATAA
- a CDS encoding long-chain-fatty-acid--CoA ligase, which translates to MTDTPTDQPPIWKSHYNHPTQWDQFYPPLSMPGMFFRSAGRRGDANLLDFMGRKYSYAEVAAGVVRVAKGLQDMGIGKGDRIGLYLPNVPHYVSAYYGAMAIGATVVNFSPLYTVDELNHQVEDSGTRILFTLSATALFPTAYQVLEESSLERLIVGSVAGALPAGKALFYSLFRRKENSPQPDDDRITPFSELINNDGNYKAPNIRPDKDIALLQYTGGTTGTPKGAMCSHQNLTANARQINGIDPFIDDVDRLMGVLPFFHVFANSAVLNRTVERGGEIVMLPRFDAKQTLKAISRTKITAMPGVPTMYQALLDHPDIDKTDFSSLKVCVSGGAPLPMELKKKFEAKTGAKLVEGYGLTESCGVVSANPYEGLNKPGTIGQPMPGTWVKLVDKADPTKPVPEGEPGELIFSGPQVMQGYWNLPQEDEQVFVDGFLRTGDVATIDEDGYIKIVDRLKDMIAVGGFKVFPSQVEEVLYKHEAVKEALVIGVPDAYRGESPKAYVSLEPGMAISGEELKNWLNPQLGKHERVVDVVIRDSLPKTMIGKLDRKALREDELG; encoded by the coding sequence ATGACTGACACACCAACTGACCAGCCACCGATCTGGAAATCGCATTACAACCATCCCACCCAGTGGGACCAGTTCTACCCGCCCCTGTCGATGCCCGGAATGTTCTTCCGCTCGGCCGGACGGCGCGGGGACGCGAATCTGCTCGATTTCATGGGCCGCAAATATAGCTATGCCGAAGTGGCCGCCGGCGTGGTTCGTGTGGCCAAGGGGCTTCAGGATATGGGCATCGGGAAAGGGGACCGGATCGGCCTCTATCTGCCCAATGTGCCGCATTATGTCAGCGCTTATTATGGCGCGATGGCGATCGGTGCGACGGTCGTCAATTTCTCACCGCTCTACACGGTCGATGAGCTGAATCATCAGGTGGAAGATAGCGGCACCAGAATCCTGTTCACATTGTCCGCCACCGCGCTGTTTCCGACCGCCTATCAGGTGCTCGAAGAATCTAGTCTCGAACGGCTGATTGTCGGAAGCGTTGCCGGAGCGCTGCCCGCTGGGAAAGCCCTGTTCTATTCGCTGTTCCGCCGCAAGGAGAATAGCCCGCAACCGGACGATGACCGGATCACTCCTTTTTCGGAGCTGATCAACAATGATGGCAATTACAAGGCCCCCAATATCCGGCCGGACAAGGATATTGCATTGCTGCAATATACCGGCGGCACCACCGGCACGCCAAAAGGCGCAATGTGCAGCCACCAGAATTTGACCGCCAATGCGCGGCAGATCAATGGCATCGACCCGTTTATCGATGATGTCGACCGGCTGATGGGTGTGCTGCCTTTCTTCCACGTCTTTGCCAATAGCGCCGTGCTCAATCGCACGGTCGAGCGGGGCGGGGAGATTGTGATGCTGCCGCGCTTTGATGCGAAGCAGACATTGAAAGCCATCAGCCGGACCAAGATTACCGCCATGCCCGGAGTGCCAACCATGTATCAGGCATTGCTCGACCATCCCGATATCGACAAGACCGATTTCTCATCCCTCAAGGTCTGTGTCTCGGGTGGTGCGCCCTTGCCGATGGAGCTCAAGAAGAAATTCGAGGCGAAGACCGGTGCCAAGCTGGTCGAGGGCTATGGCCTGACCGAAAGCTGCGGCGTGGTCAGCGCCAATCCCTATGAAGGCCTCAACAAGCCCGGGACCATCGGTCAGCCGATGCCGGGGACCTGGGTCAAGCTGGTTGACAAGGCCGATCCGACAAAGCCCGTTCCCGAAGGCGAACCGGGAGAATTGATATTCTCCGGTCCACAGGTGATGCAAGGTTACTGGAATCTGCCGCAGGAAGACGAACAGGTGTTTGTCGATGGTTTCCTGCGTACCGGGGATGTCGCGACGATCGACGAGGATGGTTATATCAAGATTGTCGACCGGCTGAAGGACATGATAGCGGTTGGCGGTTTCAAGGTCTTCCCGAGCCAGGTCGAGGAAGTGCTCTACAAGCATGAAGCGGTCAAGGAAGCGCTGGTGATCGGTGTTCCCGACGCCTATCGGGGAGAGAGCCCCAAGGCCTATGTCTCGCTGGAACCGGGAATGGCCATTTCCGGTGAAGAACTGAAAAATTGGCTTAACCCGCAGCTCGGCAAGCATGAGCGGGTCGTGGATGTCGTGATCCGTGACAGTCTGCCCAAAACAATGATCGGCAAGCTGGATCGCAAGGCATTACGGGAGGACGAACTGGGTTAG
- a CDS encoding TCR/Tet family MFS transporter — MAESVSTPAAKSSLVFVFLVVLIDMLGFGIIMPVLPKLITSITGDTISGAAVYAGWLAFAYAAMQFIFGPIIGNLSDRFGRRPVLLGALGGYAIAYMLMGFASSLLWLFAARIIAGIMGASFSTAYAYIADISSPEKRAQNFGLIGAAFGLGFIIGPAVGGILGEYGTRLPFFGASALAALNLVFGFFMLRESLPAEKRRPFKLARANAIVALKALNGQNKIVFWYAAALTVWMTAHVVFPIIFAFYLIEAFGWSELRVGLSFAAVGLGAAIVQGLLIRVLVPRVGERNSALLGAISMAVSCLFYVLAGSGHAWLIFIAIPVGALQGLFQPSINGLMSNAVSDETQGELQGAVASLQSIASVIGPPLFAAVFAAFTVAGTVHYLPGAPFGLAGIISLVALAIFLRGYALHCSSGEVNPPADAKTIMR, encoded by the coding sequence ATGGCCGAATCCGTTTCCACCCCCGCAGCCAAGTCATCGCTGGTCTTCGTATTTCTTGTCGTTCTGATCGACATGCTCGGCTTTGGTATCATCATGCCGGTCTTGCCGAAACTGATCACAAGCATCACCGGCGACACAATTTCAGGGGCGGCGGTCTATGCCGGCTGGCTAGCCTTTGCCTATGCCGCGATGCAATTTATCTTTGGCCCGATCATCGGCAATCTGTCCGATCGATTTGGCCGGCGACCGGTACTGCTGGGGGCGCTGGGAGGCTATGCGATCGCCTATATGCTGATGGGCTTTGCCTCATCCCTGTTATGGCTGTTTGCCGCACGGATCATCGCCGGGATCATGGGAGCAAGTTTCAGCACGGCCTATGCCTATATTGCCGATATTTCTTCCCCGGAAAAACGGGCGCAGAATTTCGGCCTGATCGGCGCAGCCTTTGGGCTGGGCTTCATCATTGGTCCGGCGGTCGGCGGCATATTGGGTGAATATGGCACCCGCCTGCCCTTTTTCGGGGCCAGTGCGCTCGCTGCGCTCAATCTGGTCTTCGGCTTCTTCATGCTCAGGGAAAGCCTGCCAGCGGAAAAACGGCGGCCGTTCAAGCTGGCTCGCGCCAATGCAATCGTGGCCCTGAAAGCGCTCAATGGCCAGAACAAGATTGTGTTCTGGTATGCCGCGGCGCTGACCGTGTGGATGACGGCGCATGTCGTTTTCCCGATCATCTTTGCATTTTATCTTATCGAAGCCTTTGGCTGGAGCGAATTACGGGTGGGACTGTCCTTTGCGGCCGTCGGGCTCGGCGCCGCGATTGTTCAGGGGCTGCTCATTCGCGTGCTGGTGCCGCGCGTTGGCGAACGCAACTCGGCTCTACTCGGAGCGATCTCCATGGCAGTCAGCTGCCTCTTCTACGTCCTTGCCGGTTCGGGGCACGCTTGGCTGATCTTCATCGCCATTCCTGTCGGCGCGCTACAGGGACTGTTCCAACCGTCGATCAATGGCCTGATGAGCAATGCCGTATCGGATGAAACGCAAGGTGAACTGCAGGGTGCGGTGGCAAGCCTGCAGAGCATTGCCTCGGTCATCGGTCCGCCATTATTCGCCGCCGTTTTCGCGGCCTTTACCGTCGCGGGAACTGTCCATTATCTGCCCGGAGCCCCCTTCGGCCTGGCGGGAATCATTTCGCTGGTCGCGCTCGCCATATTCCTGCGCGGCTATGCCCTGCACTGCAGCAGCGGCGAGGTGAACCCGCCAGCGGATGCAAAAACCATCATGCGCTGA
- a CDS encoding MBL fold metallo-hydrolase, translated as MDAPTKPPAYDAMLADHGFDPIESDGLTYPLGDYEPKFGEYFELMPGIGWTRTPVPGPLGHINNWVLTDHHADGSTGFAIADTGLFMPEVIDAWKHLFDTGALQGQRATKIIVTHYHPDHVGCAGWLAKRFKVPLHMNRTEWLLTRMLLADKRDGVPEEALDEWRFCGWDQHLIDEFAEKGWGRFARAVSDLPIGHVRMEEGSRLRTGDHEWRVMIGNGHTPEHACLIDDTAKVMISGDQILPRITSNISTMLSEPTADPLGEWLASIDRFRAELDNDLLVLPAHGRPFLGAHQRLDALAERHNEALDDLEQGLRESPKRVVDSFPYLFRRPITPDVIGMASGEAMATLRHLQYTGRAQLEIKDGTAWYSAA; from the coding sequence ATGGATGCTCCCACAAAACCACCCGCTTATGATGCCATGCTTGCCGATCACGGTTTCGATCCGATTGAATCGGACGGCCTGACCTATCCGCTCGGCGATTATGAACCGAAATTCGGCGAATATTTCGAACTGATGCCCGGTATCGGATGGACCCGGACACCGGTGCCCGGTCCGCTGGGCCATATCAACAATTGGGTGCTGACCGATCATCACGCTGATGGCAGCACCGGATTCGCAATCGCCGATACCGGATTGTTCATGCCCGAGGTCATCGATGCCTGGAAGCATCTGTTTGATACGGGCGCTCTGCAGGGGCAGCGGGCGACGAAGATCATAGTCACCCATTATCACCCCGATCATGTCGGCTGTGCCGGTTGGCTGGCCAAGCGGTTCAAGGTGCCTTTGCACATGAACCGGACGGAATGGCTGCTGACCCGCATGCTGCTCGCCGACAAGCGCGACGGTGTGCCGGAAGAGGCGCTCGATGAATGGCGTTTCTGCGGCTGGGACCAGCATCTGATCGACGAATTTGCCGAAAAGGGCTGGGGCCGTTTCGCCCGCGCGGTTTCCGACCTGCCGATAGGCCATGTCCGGATGGAAGAGGGAAGCCGGCTGCGGACCGGTGACCATGAATGGCGGGTGATGATCGGCAATGGCCACACACCCGAACATGCCTGCCTGATCGACGACACGGCCAAGGTGATGATCTCCGGCGACCAGATCCTGCCGCGGATCACGTCCAATATCTCCACCATGTTAAGCGAGCCGACCGCCGATCCGCTGGGCGAATGGCTGGCGAGCATCGACCGGTTCCGCGCCGAACTGGATAATGATCTGCTCGTTCTCCCCGCCCATGGCCGTCCCTTCCTCGGCGCGCATCAGCGGCTCGATGCGCTGGCCGAACGGCATAACGAGGCACTCGACGATCTCGAGCAGGGCCTGCGCGAAAGCCCCAAGCGGGTCGTCGACAGCTTCCCCTATTTGTTCCGCCGCCCGATCACACCGGACGTCATCGGCATGGCCAGCGGCGAGGCGATGGCAACGCTCCGCCATCTGCAATATACCGGGCGCGCGCAGCTTGAGATCAAGGATGGTACGGCCTGGTACAGCGCCGCCTGA
- a CDS encoding DUF1013 domain-containing protein produces MQHATASWLVDNTALSFEQIAEFCGIHILEVNAMADDLASSKYTGRDPVQAHELTHEEIEKAEKDPDYRMVIQKGPDQIRRTKGPRYTPVSKRQDKPDGIAWLLRNHPEISDAQVGKLIGTTRTTISAIRDREHWNIANIAPKDPVTLGLCSQRELDAVVAKAAKKAGIEPEMADDTKLGGDKEALIAELHEERAQAARDAEAALSGESDEEAAPVEHTAETLFKDR; encoded by the coding sequence ATGCAGCATGCAACTGCCAGCTGGCTGGTGGACAATACGGCGCTCAGTTTTGAACAGATTGCAGAATTTTGCGGGATTCATATTCTCGAAGTCAACGCGATGGCGGATGATCTTGCGAGTTCCAAATATACTGGTCGCGATCCCGTTCAGGCGCACGAACTGACGCATGAGGAAATCGAGAAAGCCGAGAAAGATCCGGATTACCGGATGGTCATCCAGAAAGGCCCGGACCAGATACGCCGGACCAAGGGACCTCGCTATACGCCGGTTTCCAAACGCCAGGACAAGCCCGACGGCATTGCATGGCTATTGCGCAATCACCCGGAAATTTCCGATGCCCAGGTTGGCAAGCTGATCGGCACCACCCGGACCACCATCAGTGCCATTCGCGATCGCGAGCACTGGAATATCGCCAATATCGCGCCCAAAGATCCCGTGACCCTTGGCCTTTGTTCGCAGCGCGAACTTGACGCAGTTGTTGCCAAGGCCGCGAAAAAAGCGGGTATCGAACCGGAAATGGCAGATGACACCAAGCTCGGTGGCGACAAGGAAGCGCTGATTGCCGAACTGCATGAAGAACGCGCCCAGGCAGCCCGCGATGCAGAAGCGGCATTGTCCGGTGAAAGCGACGAAGAAGCCGCACCGGTCGAGCATACCGCAGAAACGCTCTTCAAGGATCGCTAG
- a CDS encoding glycosyltransferase family 4 protein: protein MRIALVTDAWHPQVNGVVRTLDTVVRLLRERGHQILVISPDQYRSVPAPSYPEIRLAFTRARTVGRQIEQFGADAVHLATEGPLCVQARRWCRRNRRPFTTAYHTQFPEYLAKRTKLSPRVFWPYIRWFHQRSEAIMASTESIRHQLRSERLTHVHHWSRGVDLDNFRADAPSPAIYGQLQRPIQLYVGRVAVEKNIEAFLNSDQPGSKVVVGDGPALARLQAHHPDVHFAGRKSGQELAGYYAGADIFIFPSKTDTFGLVIIEALACGTPVAAYPVTGPVDILTGTSGAMDADLNIAIQRALKLDSADCIAQGEKYSWDASATQFLNGLVSQDLHPNCHMSRRILAKAIFARV from the coding sequence ATGAGGATCGCGCTGGTGACGGATGCCTGGCATCCGCAAGTCAATGGCGTGGTGCGAACGTTGGACACGGTTGTCCGACTGTTACGCGAAAGGGGACACCAAATACTGGTTATCTCACCGGATCAATATCGTTCCGTTCCAGCGCCGAGCTATCCTGAAATTCGCTTGGCCTTCACCCGGGCGCGCACGGTTGGCAGGCAAATCGAGCAATTTGGGGCCGACGCGGTGCATCTGGCGACAGAAGGCCCGCTCTGTGTCCAGGCGCGCCGGTGGTGTCGGCGAAATCGACGCCCTTTTACAACCGCTTATCATACACAGTTTCCAGAATATCTTGCTAAACGGACCAAATTGTCACCGCGGGTTTTCTGGCCCTATATCCGCTGGTTTCATCAGAGATCGGAAGCGATCATGGCGTCGACGGAAAGCATCCGCCACCAGTTGCGCAGCGAAAGACTGACCCATGTTCACCATTGGAGCCGGGGGGTTGATCTCGACAATTTTCGCGCCGATGCTCCGTCTCCCGCCATCTACGGGCAACTCCAGCGACCGATTCAGCTCTATGTCGGGCGCGTGGCAGTCGAAAAGAATATCGAGGCCTTTCTGAACAGCGATCAGCCTGGTTCGAAAGTCGTCGTCGGCGATGGGCCCGCGCTGGCGCGCTTGCAGGCGCATCATCCCGATGTCCATTTTGCAGGCAGAAAATCAGGCCAGGAACTGGCGGGCTATTATGCCGGCGCGGACATATTCATATTTCCCAGCAAGACCGACACTTTCGGCCTGGTGATCATTGAAGCGCTCGCCTGCGGTACGCCGGTGGCGGCCTATCCGGTGACCGGTCCGGTCGACATTCTCACCGGGACCAGCGGTGCGATGGACGCTGATCTGAACATTGCGATCCAGCGCGCGCTAAAGCTCGATTCCGCCGATTGCATCGCGCAGGGAGAAAAATATAGTTGGGACGCAAGCGCCACCCAGTTCCTGAACGGACTGGTGTCACAGGATCTGCATCCGAACTGCCATATGTCGCGCCGGATCCTCGCAAAGGCTATATTTGCGCGGGTTTAG
- a CDS encoding UDP-2,3-diacylglucosamine diphosphatase, producing the protein MAKHFPPFSKADIPLLDVDRYEARLKRKPRVHARDRTRYRTIWISDIHLGTRGCNADLLIDFLDHVDSDTLYLVGDIIDGWRLKKKFFWPDGHNDIIWRILKRARRGTRIVYIPGNHDEMFRQFTGLNFGGVEIRRSAIHETADGRRLLVLHGDEFDTVMLAHRWLAVIGDAAYVTLMRVNWLVNKIRNWLDLPYWSLSKMAKHKVKNAVEFIGRYEETVAKAAESRGVDGVVCGHIHTAEHRVIKGIEYYNDGDWVEGCTALVECDDGNMQILHWADEIKARQLREEQPAKLISVDGGMDQAA; encoded by the coding sequence ATGGCCAAGCATTTTCCCCCCTTTTCCAAAGCCGATATTCCGTTGCTCGACGTCGATCGCTATGAAGCGCGGCTCAAGCGGAAGCCACGGGTACATGCGCGGGACCGCACCCGATACCGGACGATCTGGATCTCAGACATCCATCTTGGCACACGCGGCTGCAACGCCGACCTGCTGATCGACTTTCTCGACCATGTCGATAGCGATACGCTCTATCTGGTGGGCGATATCATCGATGGCTGGCGGTTGAAGAAGAAGTTTTTCTGGCCGGACGGTCATAATGATATCATCTGGCGGATATTGAAACGGGCACGGCGCGGCACGCGGATCGTCTATATTCCGGGCAATCACGACGAGATGTTCCGCCAGTTCACCGGGTTGAATTTCGGTGGCGTGGAAATCCGGCGTTCGGCGATCCACGAGACCGCCGATGGTCGCCGTCTGCTGGTGCTGCACGGTGATGAATTCGACACGGTGATGCTCGCCCATCGCTGGCTGGCGGTCATCGGTGACGCTGCCTATGTGACCTTGATGCGGGTCAACTGGCTGGTCAACAAGATCCGTAACTGGCTGGATCTGCCTTATTGGTCATTGTCCAAAATGGCCAAGCACAAGGTCAAGAACGCGGTTGAGTTTATCGGTCGCTATGAAGAAACCGTGGCCAAGGCAGCGGAAAGTCGCGGCGTTGATGGCGTGGTTTGCGGCCATATACACACTGCCGAACATCGGGTGATCAAGGGTATCGAATATTATAATGACGGCGACTGGGTCGAAGGCTGCACCGCCTTGGTCGAATGCGACGACGGCAATATGCAGATTCTCCACTGGGCTGACGAGATCAAGGCGCGCCAGCTGCGGGAGGAACAGCCAGCCAAGTTGATATCGGTCGACGGCGGCATGGATCAAGCGGCATGA
- a CDS encoding NUDIX hydrolase, translated as MSGEIDFHGAKVAFFIDDHILVYRRDNKPGIPFPDLLDLPGGGRENGESGAECVARETWEEFGIRIATEEFEHVQTYPNWRGSGAVALFFICRSSSDILDQIVFGDEGQDWQTMPVAEFLASNDAVPHLQLRLQEYLKT; from the coding sequence ATGAGCGGTGAAATAGATTTTCACGGCGCAAAAGTAGCCTTTTTTATCGATGACCATATTCTGGTCTATCGCCGCGACAACAAGCCGGGCATTCCCTTTCCCGACCTGCTCGATCTGCCGGGCGGAGGTCGCGAAAATGGCGAAAGCGGAGCAGAATGCGTTGCCCGCGAAACATGGGAAGAATTCGGAATACGCATCGCGACAGAGGAATTTGAACATGTGCAGACCTACCCGAATTGGCGTGGGTCAGGCGCAGTAGCCCTGTTCTTTATCTGCCGATCATCATCCGATATTCTGGACCAGATCGTCTTCGGCGACGAGGGGCAGGACTGGCAAACCATGCCGGTTGCTGAATTTCTGGCCAGCAATGATGCCGTTCCGCACTTGCAATTGCGGCTGCAGGAATATCTGAAAACCTAG